The following coding sequences lie in one Caproicibacterium argilliputei genomic window:
- the murA gene encoding UDP-N-acetylglucosamine 1-carboxyvinyltransferase, giving the protein MSRLRISGPCRLRGELQVHGAKNSALPLLAASLLCSSPCVLQNCPHLSDVDTAVSILRELGCRASFEDGVVTVDPRPASACDIPDVLMREMRSSIIFLGAIIGRTGEASLSFPGGCELGPRPIDLHLQALRRLGVQIQEDHGRLVCTAPNGLQGAEITLAFPSVGATENILIAASVAKGTTLLENAAREPEIEDLAGFLNACGAKIIGAGSGTVRIDGVEKLSGCTYRVIPDRIAAATYLAAAAATGSRLTLRGLVPRHLLPVLPVFEEAGCRIYAKGADLTIVPPKRLSRVHSVRTMPYPGFPTDAQAPIMAMTTVARGTSIFVENIFEERYKHVGELLRMGANIRVDGRVAVVEGVPGLSGAPVEAADLRGGAALVIAGLTAQGQTLVSGVHHIDRGYERIEQSLRALGADVERIPDTED; this is encoded by the coding sequence ATGTCAAGATTACGCATCAGCGGCCCTTGCAGGCTGCGCGGCGAATTGCAGGTGCACGGCGCGAAAAACAGCGCGCTGCCCCTGCTGGCGGCTTCGCTGCTGTGCTCTTCGCCCTGTGTGCTGCAAAACTGTCCGCATTTGTCAGATGTGGACACGGCGGTTTCCATTTTGCGGGAGCTGGGCTGCCGCGCATCCTTTGAGGACGGTGTGGTTACTGTGGACCCGCGCCCCGCATCGGCCTGTGATATACCGGATGTGCTCATGCGCGAAATGCGGTCGTCGATTATTTTTCTCGGTGCCATCATTGGGCGCACCGGAGAGGCGTCGCTCAGTTTTCCGGGTGGGTGCGAGCTTGGCCCGCGTCCGATTGACCTGCACCTGCAGGCGCTGCGCCGGCTGGGTGTTCAGATTCAAGAGGACCACGGCAGGCTTGTCTGCACCGCACCGAATGGTCTGCAGGGTGCGGAAATTACATTGGCATTTCCCAGTGTCGGTGCAACGGAAAACATACTCATTGCCGCTTCCGTTGCCAAGGGCACCACGTTGCTGGAAAATGCCGCCCGTGAACCGGAGATTGAAGATTTGGCAGGTTTCTTAAATGCCTGTGGGGCTAAGATTATCGGTGCGGGCAGCGGCACGGTGCGCATTGATGGTGTCGAAAAGCTCAGCGGCTGCACCTACCGTGTGATTCCCGACCGAATTGCAGCGGCGACCTACTTGGCGGCGGCAGCCGCCACCGGCAGCAGGCTGACACTGCGAGGATTGGTTCCGCGGCACCTGCTGCCGGTGCTGCCGGTTTTTGAGGAGGCCGGTTGCCGGATTTACGCGAAAGGCGCAGACCTGACGATTGTGCCGCCAAAGAGGCTTAGCCGGGTGCACAGCGTGCGCACCATGCCGTATCCCGGTTTTCCGACGGACGCGCAGGCACCGATTATGGCAATGACAACCGTGGCGCGGGGCACCAGTATTTTTGTAGAAAATATCTTTGAGGAACGGTATAAGCATGTCGGGGAGCTGTTGCGCATGGGCGCAAACATCCGTGTTGATGGGCGTGTGGCGGTGGTCGAAGGGGTGCCCGGGCTTTCCGGCGCGCCGGTGGAGGCAGCGGATCTGCGCGGCGGTGCGGCGCTGGTGATTGCCGGTCTGACAGCGCAGGGGCAGACCTTAGTCAGCGGTGTGCACCACATCGACCGCGGCTACGAGCGGATTGAGCAGTCGCTGCGCGCGCTGGGCGCAGATGTGGAAAGGATTCCTGATACGGAGGATTAA
- the rsmH gene encoding 16S rRNA (cytosine(1402)-N(4))-methyltransferase RsmH, with translation MEFQHIPVLFHETIESLAIVPDGRYIDGTAGGGGHSQAILDGLTGSGRLLSIDQDPDAVAVCRARFAGNPHSLVRRGNFSNLLELARSEDLLPVNGVLLDIGVSSHQLDDPERGFSFHQDAPLDMRMSQEGSSAKDLVNTLSWQELADILRKYGEERFAARIAQGIVRARAEAPVETTGQLAEIVKANVPAAVRRKPGHPARQTFQALRIAVNGELDALQAGLAAAFDALAPGGRLCVITFHSLEDRIVKHQMAQWCQGCTCPPDFPVCVCGKKPRASLLYHKGLAPSAEELERNPRSRSARLRVCTKL, from the coding sequence ATGGAATTTCAGCATATTCCCGTCTTATTCCATGAAACGATTGAAAGTCTGGCGATTGTGCCGGATGGTCGATATATTGACGGTACAGCGGGCGGCGGCGGTCACAGCCAGGCAATTTTAGACGGGCTGACCGGCAGTGGGCGGCTGCTTTCCATTGACCAAGATCCCGATGCAGTTGCCGTGTGCCGGGCACGGTTTGCGGGCAATCCGCACAGCTTGGTTCGGCGTGGAAACTTTTCCAACCTGCTAGAGCTGGCGCGCAGCGAGGATTTGCTGCCGGTAAACGGTGTTTTGCTGGACATCGGTGTTTCCTCCCACCAACTGGACGACCCGGAGCGCGGCTTTTCGTTTCATCAGGACGCACCGCTGGATATGCGTATGAGTCAGGAAGGCTCCAGTGCAAAAGATTTAGTTAACACCCTTTCCTGGCAGGAACTTGCAGACATTCTGCGCAAATACGGGGAGGAGCGCTTCGCCGCACGGATTGCACAGGGCATTGTCCGGGCACGCGCGGAAGCGCCGGTGGAAACTACCGGACAGCTGGCGGAAATTGTCAAAGCCAATGTGCCCGCCGCCGTGCGCCGCAAGCCGGGGCACCCGGCACGGCAGACCTTTCAGGCACTGCGCATCGCGGTGAACGGCGAATTGGACGCTTTGCAGGCGGGGTTGGCGGCGGCATTTGACGCACTTGCGCCGGGTGGTCGGTTGTGTGTGATTACTTTTCACTCTTTGGAGGACCGTATTGTGAAGCACCAGATGGCACAGTGGTGTCAGGGCTGCACCTGCCCACCGGACTTTCCAGTGTGCGTCTGCGGCAAAAAGCCTCGCGCTTCTCTGCTGTACCACAAGGGCTTGGCGCCCAGTGCGGAAGAACTGGAGCGCAATCCGCGCAGCAGGAGTGCCCGGCTGCGAGTGTGTACAAAGTTGTAA
- the mraZ gene encoding division/cell wall cluster transcriptional repressor MraZ — translation MLIGEYQHNIDAKGRVIVPSKFREDLGEHFYIAKGLDHCLFVFSPKEWDRLQEKVRAMPISKARGLQRFFFSGAAEVLPDKQGRILIPQILRDHANLAKDVTFIGASSRAEIWNTAAWNAFNENLTEDSIAEAMDELEL, via the coding sequence ATGTTGATTGGCGAATACCAACATAATATTGACGCCAAAGGGCGTGTGATTGTGCCTTCCAAATTCCGTGAGGATTTGGGAGAGCATTTCTATATCGCAAAAGGTCTGGATCACTGCTTGTTCGTTTTTTCTCCGAAAGAATGGGACAGGCTGCAGGAAAAGGTGCGTGCCATGCCCATCAGCAAAGCGCGCGGTCTGCAGCGTTTCTTCTTTTCCGGCGCGGCAGAGGTGCTTCCGGACAAGCAGGGGCGCATTCTCATTCCACAGATTCTGCGCGACCATGCTAATCTGGCTAAGGACGTTACTTTCATCGGCGCTTCGAGCCGCGCGGAAATCTGGAACACCGCGGCGTGGAATGCGTTCAATGAAAACCTGACCGAAGACAGTATCGCGGAGGCCATGGACGAACTGGAACTGTAA
- a CDS encoding penicillin-binding transpeptidase domain-containing protein — MAKGTTSKMWRRTTIILILLIVAGFGTVVFSLIKLQLINGESLKSQAVENQLKDTTIVAQRGTIYDSNMKVLAQSATVWKVVLAPAQLYSDSTAQMTAEQKAEHQKVIESQKNAIAECLHQAVGLDQKTVLNILNTKKNSYWEVAATKVETDAKNKILDYEEKYYQSTGKKYSISGVISLVEDYKRYYPYGDFASQVLGFTNNDGTGVEGLEAEYNSRLAGVNGRIIAAKSATQTDMPFQYQQKIKAQDGSSLVLTIDEVVQHTLEKYLEEGAELNKVGNRACGILMNVKTGEILGMATRGGFDSSDILAESVAQTGDFDPNNPRVLTDAEKASIAKLPKDQQSAATLAALQQKWRNKCVSDTYMPGSVFKMVTASMGLEEGIVTESTPFYDPGYIDVEGTRIHCWKSGGHGAETFEQAVMNSCNPQFAYLGLKLGNRTFFKYFEAFGFTKATGIDLPGEPTNYSYYKAEDLNKVSLAVEAFGQNFKITPVQMITACAAVANGGYLVQPHIVKQIIDSEGNIVQTTSTTTKRQVISTDTSKRVAAMLEKDAVAGTAVNGYVPGYRVAGKTGTSEKIDKDNKYKAKVKNGEEKKYYIASYCGFAPADDPQYALLVFCDEPNGASYYGNAVSGPIFNKVMREVLPYLGVEPKYTTEEQQQLDVKTPDVTGKSLQQAKSAVSSATGELKIRIYGDGDTVVSQLPAAGSNIPRQGTVAVFTNSDSQSETVEVPNFVGDGTNSISMVESLAADAGLNISISGVSTGNSTTTAVATTQSVDAGQKVTPGTVIDVTFAEQGDSG; from the coding sequence ATGGCAAAAGGCACAACATCTAAAATGTGGCGGCGCACTACCATCATTTTGATATTGCTGATTGTGGCTGGATTCGGAACTGTTGTGTTCAGCCTGATTAAACTGCAGCTGATTAACGGCGAAAGCTTGAAGTCGCAGGCCGTGGAAAACCAGCTGAAAGACACAACAATTGTTGCACAGCGCGGCACCATTTACGACAGCAACATGAAAGTGCTTGCGCAGAGCGCAACGGTTTGGAAGGTGGTCCTGGCACCGGCACAGCTGTACAGCGACAGCACCGCGCAGATGACAGCTGAGCAGAAAGCGGAGCACCAGAAGGTAATCGAAAGCCAGAAAAACGCGATTGCCGAGTGCCTGCACCAGGCAGTCGGTTTGGACCAGAAAACGGTGTTGAACATCCTGAACACCAAGAAAAATTCCTACTGGGAAGTCGCTGCCACCAAAGTGGAAACAGATGCAAAGAATAAGATTCTCGATTATGAGGAGAAGTACTATCAATCGACCGGGAAAAAATACAGTATTTCCGGCGTGATCAGCTTGGTCGAGGATTACAAGCGCTACTATCCTTACGGTGACTTTGCCAGCCAGGTGTTGGGCTTTACGAACAACGACGGAACCGGTGTGGAAGGTCTGGAGGCGGAGTACAACAGCCGGCTTGCTGGGGTAAACGGCCGGATTATTGCCGCCAAAAGCGCAACGCAGACGGATATGCCGTTCCAATATCAGCAGAAGATTAAGGCGCAGGACGGCTCTTCTTTAGTGCTGACGATCGACGAAGTGGTGCAGCATACGCTGGAAAAATATCTGGAAGAGGGCGCGGAGCTCAATAAAGTCGGCAACCGCGCGTGCGGCATTCTGATGAATGTCAAAACCGGAGAAATTCTGGGCATGGCAACCCGCGGCGGGTTTGACAGTTCAGATATTCTGGCAGAAAGCGTGGCGCAGACCGGCGACTTTGACCCGAACAATCCGCGCGTACTGACTGATGCGGAAAAAGCGAGCATTGCCAAGCTGCCGAAAGACCAGCAGAGCGCTGCAACGCTCGCCGCTTTACAGCAAAAGTGGAGAAACAAATGCGTCAGTGACACATATATGCCAGGCTCCGTCTTTAAGATGGTGACGGCCTCCATGGGGCTGGAAGAAGGCATTGTTACAGAGAGCACGCCCTTTTACGACCCCGGCTATATCGACGTGGAAGGCACCCGAATCCACTGCTGGAAGAGCGGCGGCCACGGGGCAGAAACGTTCGAACAGGCAGTTATGAATTCCTGCAACCCGCAGTTTGCCTATTTGGGATTGAAACTGGGCAATCGCACCTTTTTCAAATACTTTGAGGCGTTTGGTTTTACCAAAGCGACCGGCATTGACCTGCCGGGTGAGCCGACAAACTACAGCTACTACAAAGCAGAGGACCTCAATAAGGTTTCTCTGGCGGTTGAGGCGTTTGGTCAGAACTTTAAAATCACACCGGTACAGATGATTACCGCCTGTGCGGCGGTTGCCAACGGCGGTTATCTGGTGCAGCCGCACATTGTCAAGCAGATCATTGATTCTGAGGGCAATATTGTGCAGACCACATCAACCACCACCAAGCGGCAGGTGATTTCCACCGATACCAGCAAGCGTGTTGCTGCAATGCTGGAGAAAGACGCTGTTGCGGGTACGGCGGTTAACGGTTACGTTCCCGGATACCGTGTTGCCGGCAAAACCGGTACCAGTGAAAAAATTGATAAGGATAATAAATACAAAGCAAAAGTCAAAAACGGCGAAGAAAAGAAGTACTATATTGCTTCTTATTGCGGTTTTGCGCCAGCTGACGACCCGCAGTACGCGCTGCTGGTGTTCTGTGATGAGCCGAACGGTGCAAGCTACTACGGCAACGCTGTTTCCGGCCCGATTTTCAATAAAGTTATGCGTGAGGTTCTGCCGTACCTCGGCGTAGAGCCGAAGTATACAACAGAGGAGCAGCAGCAACTGGATGTTAAAACACCGGATGTGACGGGCAAGAGCCTGCAGCAGGCAAAATCTGCGGTTTCTTCCGCAACCGGTGAGCTGAAAATTCGGATTTACGGCGACGGTGATACGGTGGTTTCTCAGCTGCCGGCGGCCGGTTCCAATATTCCGCGTCAAGGCACCGTTGCAGTGTTTACAAACAGCGACAGCCAGAGCGAAACCGTGGAGGTTCCGAATTTCGTTGGGGACGGCACTAACTCCATCAGCATGGTGGAAAGCCTTGCGGCAGACGCCGGCCTGAACATTTCCATTTCCGGTGTTTCTACCGGCAACAGTACAACAACCGCAGTTGCAACTACGCAGAGCGTCGATGCCGGGCAGAAAGTAACGCCCGGTACGGTGATTGACGTGACCTTTGCGGAGCAGGGCGACTCGGGTTGA
- the murG gene encoding undecaprenyldiphospho-muramoylpentapeptide beta-N-acetylglucosaminyltransferase: protein MKILFSGGGTAGHINPALAVAGYVREQQPDVQILYVGAKGGMEERLVAQAGFDFRGITISGFQRKPSLQNLKKNLQTVAHLFTATAESKKILREFQPDICMGTGGYVAGPVIREALKLHIPAVIHEQNAFPGVTNKALSRNADRVMLASADAEKYMAKNARCVLTGNPVRMAVIRADRQAARRRLGLDSRPLVLSFGGSLGAQKINEAILDLLQETAKTDRFQHIHAYGKYGGWFPEKLKARGVDPADHPNFDIRPYIDDMPDCLAAADLVICRAGAITLSELQAKGRAALIIPSPNVAENHQYFNAMSMVNRKAADILEEKDLSGSRLTEKVEALFQNPDTIPALAENARKMAILDTNERIFGILKEVLGERRAH, encoded by the coding sequence ATGAAGATTCTATTTTCCGGCGGCGGAACCGCGGGGCATATCAATCCGGCGCTTGCGGTTGCGGGCTATGTGCGTGAGCAGCAGCCGGATGTGCAGATTCTGTATGTCGGGGCAAAAGGCGGAATGGAAGAACGCCTGGTTGCGCAGGCAGGCTTTGACTTTCGCGGCATTACGATTTCCGGCTTTCAGCGCAAGCCAAGCCTGCAGAATCTTAAAAAGAACCTGCAGACGGTGGCACATCTGTTTACCGCTACGGCGGAATCGAAAAAAATTCTGCGGGAGTTTCAGCCGGATATCTGCATGGGTACAGGCGGGTATGTTGCCGGCCCGGTTATTCGGGAGGCGCTCAAACTGCATATTCCGGCGGTCATCCATGAGCAGAATGCCTTTCCGGGTGTCACCAACAAGGCACTGAGCAGGAACGCGGATCGCGTGATGCTGGCGAGCGCCGACGCGGAAAAATATATGGCAAAAAATGCGCGCTGCGTTCTGACAGGAAATCCGGTGCGCATGGCGGTGATTCGCGCTGACCGGCAGGCTGCCCGCCGCAGGCTGGGACTTGACAGCCGCCCGCTGGTTCTTTCCTTCGGCGGCAGTCTGGGTGCACAAAAAATCAACGAAGCAATTTTGGACCTTCTGCAGGAAACCGCAAAGACCGACCGTTTTCAGCACATCCATGCGTACGGAAAGTACGGCGGCTGGTTTCCGGAAAAGCTGAAAGCGCGCGGCGTTGACCCGGCCGACCACCCGAATTTCGATATCCGCCCGTACATTGACGATATGCCGGACTGCCTTGCGGCGGCGGATCTGGTCATCTGCCGCGCGGGCGCCATTACGCTCAGCGAACTGCAGGCCAAAGGCCGCGCGGCGCTGATTATTCCCAGCCCAAACGTAGCGGAAAACCACCAGTATTTCAATGCAATGAGCATGGTTAACCGCAAGGCAGCGGATATTCTGGAGGAAAAGGATTTGTCCGGCAGCCGACTGACCGAGAAAGTGGAAGCGCTGTTTCAAAATCCGGATACCATTCCCGCTTTGGCAGAGAACGCACGAAAAATGGCGATTCTGGACACAAATGAGCGGATTTTCGGTATTTTGAAAGAAGTGTTGGGGGAACGCCGCGCGCATTGA
- the ftsZ gene encoding cell division protein FtsZ, whose product MPFEIDNDFENIVQIKVIGVGGGGGNAIDRMVTMGVQGVEFISVNTDKQALYRSKATQKIQIGEKVTHGKGAGSKPEMGGKAADESREAITEAVRGSDMVFITAGMGGGTGTGAAPVVAEIARDLGILTVGIVTKPFGFEGRRRMEQAESGIAQLREHVDSLVVIPNERLKLVSEQRITLLNAFSVADDVLRQGVQSISDLIKLPGLVNLDFADVTAVMKDAGYAHMGVGRASGKDKAEAAANMAISSPLLETSISGAKGVIINITSSPDIGLDEIETASTMISEQASEDANIIWGAAFDENMDDEMSVTVIATGFATHDGSKPGTADAAGNLDSGNVLSGTFGSKPAAGSTRKSAAASPAPAAPVNEPEAPAAAAADDDDDDTFVDIMSIFNRNK is encoded by the coding sequence ATGCCTTTCGAAATTGACAACGACTTCGAGAACATTGTTCAAATAAAAGTAATCGGCGTTGGCGGCGGCGGCGGCAATGCGATCGACCGCATGGTTACAATGGGGGTGCAGGGGGTTGAGTTTATCAGTGTCAACACGGATAAACAGGCGCTGTACCGCTCGAAAGCAACCCAGAAAATTCAGATCGGCGAAAAGGTGACACACGGCAAGGGCGCCGGCAGCAAACCGGAAATGGGCGGCAAGGCAGCCGATGAAAGCCGCGAGGCCATCACCGAAGCTGTGCGCGGCAGCGACATGGTCTTTATCACCGCCGGCATGGGCGGCGGCACCGGCACCGGCGCCGCCCCGGTGGTTGCGGAGATTGCCCGCGACCTCGGCATCCTGACAGTCGGCATTGTGACAAAACCGTTTGGCTTTGAGGGACGCCGCCGCATGGAGCAGGCGGAGAGCGGCATTGCACAGCTGCGGGAGCACGTTGACTCGCTGGTTGTGATTCCAAATGAGCGCCTGAAGCTGGTTTCCGAGCAGCGCATTACGCTGCTGAACGCTTTCTCTGTTGCAGATGATGTGCTGCGGCAGGGCGTGCAGAGCATTTCCGACTTAATTAAGCTGCCGGGCTTGGTCAATCTGGACTTTGCGGATGTGACCGCAGTTATGAAAGATGCTGGTTACGCGCACATGGGCGTGGGTCGCGCTTCTGGCAAAGATAAAGCGGAGGCCGCCGCGAACATGGCGATTTCCAGCCCCCTGTTAGAAACCAGCATCAGCGGTGCGAAGGGTGTCATTATCAATATCACTTCCTCGCCGGATATCGGTTTGGATGAAATTGAAACAGCATCCACCATGATCAGCGAGCAGGCAAGCGAAGATGCTAATATCATCTGGGGCGCCGCGTTTGATGAGAACATGGACGATGAGATGAGTGTAACTGTGATTGCAACCGGCTTTGCAACGCATGATGGTTCTAAGCCGGGCACAGCCGATGCTGCAGGCAATCTGGACAGCGGTAATGTGCTGAGTGGTACATTTGGCAGTAAGCCGGCAGCGGGTAGCACCCGTAAGAGTGCTGCGGCAAGTCCGGCACCCGCTGCACCGGTCAATGAGCCGGAAGCACCGGCTGCTGCCGCTGCGGACGACGATGATGACGATACATTTGTGGATATTATGTCCATATTTAACCGCAATAAATAG
- a CDS encoding FtsW/RodA/SpoVE family cell cycle protein: protein MASNSRGAARPQHRPQSAPKRPAVQQPAVRSALGVHGKWKSKLKLLSVRSGMDLTFFFLVLLLVVIGLVMVFSASYANSSYRFGTPYLFVKNQAEYAVLGLILMIGISYFDYHHLHKLALPIYVVTVILLGITVVFRGSALVTPTNGAYRWITIGSFQFQPSEIAKFALILVFAHLLAANADTKLNDAKSRRFRLLTYVGAIGIICGLVIAEKHLSATIILVLLAAIMLFVGGLPTRWFVIGGGAVVAILVAVSSLPFYQHVSTRMTIWKNPWDPSLSSDEAWQTQQSLYAIGSGRLLGLGLGKSRQKYMYLPEPQNDFIFSIVCEELGFIGALLIIILFGVLIWRGVMISLRAKDKFGMLLGIGLIMQVGIQVVLNIAVVTNTIPNTGVSLPFFSYGGTSLVMLLAEMGLILSISRTSSIEKT from the coding sequence ATGGCAAGTAACAGCAGGGGAGCGGCAAGGCCGCAGCACAGACCGCAGTCCGCGCCGAAACGGCCTGCAGTGCAGCAACCGGCGGTGCGTTCCGCTTTGGGTGTGCACGGCAAGTGGAAAAGCAAGCTCAAGCTGCTTTCCGTCCGTTCGGGCATGGACTTGACGTTCTTTTTTCTGGTGCTGCTGTTGGTGGTCATCGGTCTGGTCATGGTGTTTTCGGCGAGCTACGCCAACTCCAGCTACCGGTTTGGCACGCCATATCTGTTTGTGAAAAACCAGGCAGAGTACGCGGTGCTGGGGCTGATTCTCATGATAGGCATTTCGTATTTTGATTATCACCATCTGCACAAGCTGGCGCTGCCGATTTATGTCGTTACGGTCATTCTGCTAGGAATCACCGTGGTGTTCCGCGGTTCCGCGCTGGTGACGCCGACCAACGGCGCTTACCGGTGGATTACCATCGGCAGCTTCCAGTTTCAGCCGTCTGAAATTGCGAAATTTGCACTGATTCTGGTGTTTGCGCATCTGCTTGCTGCTAATGCGGATACCAAGCTGAACGATGCGAAAAGCCGGCGATTCCGCTTGCTGACCTACGTGGGTGCCATCGGCATTATCTGCGGATTGGTCATTGCGGAAAAGCATTTGTCTGCAACGATTATCCTGGTTCTGCTGGCGGCCATCATGCTGTTTGTCGGCGGGCTGCCCACACGGTGGTTCGTCATTGGCGGCGGTGCGGTGGTGGCAATTCTGGTGGCGGTGTCGAGTCTTCCGTTTTATCAGCACGTTTCCACGCGCATGACCATCTGGAAAAACCCGTGGGACCCTTCCCTTTCGTCGGATGAGGCATGGCAGACACAGCAGTCGCTCTACGCGATTGGTTCCGGACGCCTGCTGGGACTGGGGCTTGGCAAAAGCCGACAGAAGTATATGTATCTGCCGGAGCCGCAGAATGACTTTATTTTTTCCATTGTGTGTGAAGAACTGGGCTTTATCGGCGCGCTGTTGATTATCATTCTGTTCGGCGTGCTGATTTGGCGCGGCGTGATGATCTCCCTTCGCGCCAAGGATAAATTCGGAATGCTGCTGGGCATTGGCCTGATCATGCAGGTAGGCATACAGGTGGTGCTGAACATTGCGGTTGTGACAAACACCATTCCGAACACCGGCGTCAGCCTGCCATTTTTCAGCTATGGCGGTACCTCGTTGGTGATGCTGCTGGCAGAAATGGGGCTGATCCTTTCCATATCGCGAACGTCCAGCATTGAGAAAACATAG
- a CDS encoding cell division protein FtsQ/DivIB — translation MRRNEEKQGRQAPRRTSAGQRQRAYTRQRRRKRMQLLFYAAVFLVVVATAVVLCLTVLFKIQAVEVEGKSRYPQEQITAACGISTGENLFLADVGDAADKVKQACPYLGKVTVSRRLPAKIVIQVQESAVAGAAVWNGKYVYLDASGKVLEITAAAPADSPIVKGLDIQNAAVGHSVTYKNKQKSSLFGQIAQAVQDTGFTGVRGIDVSSEYQLRVTCKTKAGKTLTIVLGNATYLEKKFRFAKATIEQHLSDEQGTFDVSTVSKEKSITWFTPASSAASAAASSTASSKQSEGSSSISQAENQTEDTAEEDTGEDTDQGGQTEDGGE, via the coding sequence ATGAGACGGAATGAAGAAAAGCAAGGACGGCAGGCACCCCGGCGAACTTCTGCAGGTCAGCGCCAGCGTGCCTACACCCGGCAGCGCCGCCGAAAGCGGATGCAGCTGCTGTTTTATGCGGCAGTGTTCCTAGTGGTGGTGGCAACGGCAGTGGTGCTCTGCCTGACGGTGCTGTTTAAAATTCAGGCAGTGGAGGTGGAGGGAAAAAGCCGGTATCCACAGGAGCAGATCACCGCGGCTTGCGGCATTTCTACGGGGGAAAATCTGTTTCTTGCGGATGTCGGCGATGCTGCCGACAAAGTGAAGCAAGCCTGCCCTTACCTTGGGAAAGTGACGGTTAGCCGGCGCTTGCCTGCTAAAATCGTGATTCAGGTGCAGGAGTCCGCGGTAGCTGGTGCGGCAGTGTGGAACGGAAAGTATGTGTACCTGGATGCCTCCGGAAAGGTGTTGGAGATTACCGCTGCCGCGCCCGCCGACAGCCCGATTGTCAAGGGGTTGGACATTCAAAACGCCGCTGTCGGTCATTCGGTTACTTATAAAAATAAGCAGAAGAGCAGCTTGTTCGGGCAAATTGCGCAGGCAGTGCAGGACACCGGATTTACCGGTGTCCGCGGAATTGATGTGTCTAGCGAGTACCAGTTGCGCGTGACCTGCAAAACCAAGGCCGGAAAAACGCTGACCATTGTTTTGGGAAACGCGACCTATCTGGAAAAGAAATTCCGGTTTGCGAAAGCAACGATTGAGCAGCATCTTTCCGATGAGCAGGGAACGTTTGACGTGTCGACCGTCAGTAAGGAAAAGTCCATTACCTGGTTTACGCCGGCTTCTTCTGCAGCATCCGCAGCAGCAAGCTCCACCGCCTCCTCCAAACAGTCGGAGGGCAGTTCCAGTATTTCACAGGCGGAAAACCAAACGGAAGACACTGCAGAGGAGGACACCGGAGAGGATACGGACCAGGGCGGCCAGACAGAGGATGGGGGAGAATAA
- the mraY gene encoding phospho-N-acetylmuramoyl-pentapeptide-transferase produces the protein MDVIAIILAAAVAFAVTALLGKWMVPFLHKINFGQTIREVGPKWHQKKNGTPTMGGFQFIIGILLALAAALPLTLTGSKTLSDDMAGTRVIGGYLLALAFGGIGFLDDYIKVVKKRNLGLTVLQKLALQCVAAGGYLFALKLGGMSSVTMIPFAGPVDFGIWFWIVAFLGIIGIVNAVNFTDGIDGLNGSVTFFVSVFFMIIAGMLKCAGMGVLAAACAGGCLGFLVWNFYPAKVFMGDTGSLFLGGMVCAMGFGLNLPILILLVGLIYIIEILSVVLQVTYFKATHGKRLFKMTPIHHSFEMRGWSEVKICAVFSTVTAVAGVLSVFLAMTAYGIL, from the coding sequence ATGGACGTGATAGCAATTATTCTGGCGGCTGCCGTCGCCTTTGCGGTGACAGCATTGCTGGGCAAATGGATGGTGCCGTTTCTGCACAAAATCAACTTTGGGCAGACCATTCGTGAGGTCGGGCCGAAGTGGCATCAAAAGAAAAACGGAACCCCGACCATGGGCGGCTTTCAATTTATCATCGGCATTTTGCTGGCACTGGCCGCGGCGCTTCCGCTGACGCTGACCGGAAGCAAAACGCTGAGCGACGACATGGCGGGCACGCGGGTCATCGGCGGCTACTTGCTGGCGCTGGCGTTCGGCGGCATCGGCTTTCTGGACGATTACATCAAGGTGGTCAAAAAGCGCAACCTGGGGTTGACTGTGCTGCAGAAGCTGGCTCTGCAGTGTGTGGCGGCAGGCGGATATCTTTTTGCGCTGAAACTGGGCGGTATGTCGTCTGTCACCATGATTCCGTTTGCGGGGCCGGTGGATTTTGGCATTTGGTTCTGGATTGTCGCATTCCTCGGAATTATCGGCATTGTCAATGCGGTCAACTTCACAGATGGCATTGACGGCCTAAATGGCTCGGTGACGTTTTTTGTGTCGGTATTTTTCATGATCATTGCCGGTATGCTCAAATGTGCCGGCATGGGCGTTTTGGCGGCTGCCTGCGCAGGCGGCTGCTTGGGGTTTCTGGTTTGGAATTTTTACCCCGCAAAAGTGTTTATGGGCGACACAGGCTCCCTGTTTCTGGGCGGCATGGTCTGCGCCATGGGATTTGGACTGAACCTGCCGATTCTTATTCTGCTGGTGGGTCTGATTTATATCATAGAGATTTTGTCTGTGGTTTTGCAGGTCACCTATTTCAAAGCGACGCATGGCAAGCGCCTGTTTAAAATGACGCCGATTCATCACAGCTTTGAAATGCGGGGCTGGAGCGAAGTGAAAATCTGCGCAGTGTTCAGTACGGTGACGGCAGTGGCCGGTGTGCTTTCGGTTTTTCTGGCCATGACGGCTTACGGTATTCTATAA